The Odocoileus virginianus isolate 20LAN1187 ecotype Illinois chromosome 3, Ovbor_1.2, whole genome shotgun sequence genome includes a window with the following:
- the LOC110129213 gene encoding large ribosomal subunit protein uL3-like, with translation MSHRKFSAPRHGSLGFLPRKRSSRHRGKVKRFPRDDSSKPVHLTAFLGYKSGMTHMVREVDRPGSKVNKKEVVEAVTIVETLPMVIVGIVGYVETPRGLRTFKTIFAEHISDECKRRFYKNWHKSKKKAFTKYCKKWQDVDGKKQLERDFSSMKKYCQVIRVIAHTQMRLLPLRQKKAHLMEIQVNGGTVAEKLDWARERLEQQVPVNQVFGQDEMIDVIGVTKGKGYKGVTSCWHTKKLPRKTHRGLRKVACIGAWHPARVAFSVARAGQKGYHHRTEINKKIYKIGQGYLIKDGKLIKNNASTDYDLSDKSINPLGGFVHYGEVTNDFVMLKGCVVGTKKRVLTLRKSLLMQTKHRALEKIDLKFIDTTSKFGHSRFQTVEEKKAFMGPLKKDRIAKEEGA, from the coding sequence ATGTCTCACAGGAAGTTCTCCGCTCCCAGGCACGGGTCCCTGGGCTTCCTGCCTCGGAAGCGCAGCAGCCGGCACCGCGGGAAGGTGAAGCGCTTCCCCAGGGATGACTCTTCCAAGCCCGTGCACCTCACCGCCTTCCTCGGCTACAAGTCGGGCATGACCCACATGGTGAGAGAGGTCGATAGGCCAGGGTCCAAGGTGAACAAGAAGGAAGTTGTGGAGGCTGTGACCATCGTGGAGACTCTACCCATGGTAATTGTGGGCATCGTGGGCTACGTGGAAACACCCCGAGGCCTCCGGACCTTTAAGACCATCTTTGCTGAGCATATCAGTGACGAGTGCAAAAGGCGCTTCTACAAGAACTGGCATAAATCTAAGAAGAAGGCCTTCACCAAATACTGCAAGAAGTGGCAGGACGTAGATGGCAAGAAGCAACTGGAGAGGGACTTCAGCAGCATGAAGAAGTACTGTCAGGTCATCCGTGTCATTGCCCACACCCAGATGCGCCTGCTTCCTCTGCGCCAGAAGAAGGCCCACCTCATGGAGATCCAGGTGAACGGAGGCACTGTGGCTGAAAAACTGGACTGGGCCCGCGAGAGGCTTGAGCAGCAGGTCCCTGTGAACCAAGTATTTGgccaggatgagatgattgatgTCATTGGGGTGACCAAGGGCAAAGGCTACAAAGGGGTCACCAGCTGTTGGCACACCAAGAAGCTGCCCCGTAAGACCCACCGAGGGCTGCGCAAGGTTGCCTGTATTGGGGCGTGGCATCCCGCCCGGGTGGCCTTCTCTGTGGCTCGGGCTGGGCAGAAAGGCTACCATCACCGCACCGAGATCAACAAGAAGATCTACAAGATCGGTCAGGGCTACCTCATCAAGGACGGCAAACTGATCAAGAACAATGCCTCTACTGATTACGATCTGTCTGACAAGAGCATCAACCCTCTGGGCGGCTTTGTCCACTACGGTGAGGTGACCAATGACTTTGTCATGCTCAAAGGCTGTGTGGTGGGAACCAAGAAGCGAGTGCTCACTCTGCGCAAGTCCTTGCTGATGCAGACCAAACACCGGGCCCTGGAGAAGATCGACCTCAAATTTATTGACACCACCTCCAAATTTGGTCACAGTCGCTTCCAGACTGTGGAGGAGAAGAAAGCCTTTATGGGACCACTTAAGAAGGACCGAATTGCCAAGGAAGAAGGGGCCTAA